A genomic region of Methanosarcina thermophila TM-1 contains the following coding sequences:
- a CDS encoding TrmB family transcriptional regulator: MFPQINPQLIHNLEKLGLTENEAKAYVGLVSLREATAREIHELTNVPRAKIYEILKVLAKKGFLEVRQGSPTYFRAVDPREVIGKIKDEFINCAIETLDQLNELSYELPKTSPVWCIQSDWGIKNRIREILDRVKEELIIFSSSPEFLKEFEPELKRLEKTCKLTVIVDKPERFSLLPFEFKKTTEEFMDFLDNIIIDGVRYK, encoded by the coding sequence ATGTTTCCACAAATTAATCCTCAGTTAATTCACAACCTTGAGAAGCTTGGGCTAACCGAAAATGAGGCAAAAGCCTATGTTGGGCTTGTAAGTTTGAGGGAAGCTACAGCCCGTGAGATCCATGAGCTTACAAATGTGCCAAGAGCCAAAATATATGAAATTCTCAAAGTACTTGCTAAAAAAGGCTTTCTTGAAGTAAGGCAGGGATCTCCTACCTATTTCCGGGCAGTCGATCCAAGAGAGGTGATCGGAAAGATAAAAGACGAATTTATTAATTGTGCAATCGAGACGCTTGACCAGCTCAATGAACTGAGCTATGAACTCCCAAAAACTTCTCCTGTATGGTGCATCCAGAGTGATTGGGGGATAAAGAACAGAATACGTGAAATCCTGGACAGAGTAAAAGAAGAACTTATTATTTTCTCGTCCAGCCCTGAGTTTCTAAAGGAGTTTGAACCGGAACTAAAAAGACTGGAGAAAACTTGCAAACTGACTGTTATTGTTGATAAACCGGAAAGGTTCAGTTTGCTGCCTTTTGAATTCAAAAAAACCACAGAGGAATTCATGGATTTTCTGGATAATATTATAATTGATGGTGTCAGGTATAAATGA
- a CDS encoding efflux RND transporter permease subunit — protein MKDTFEKLGFFIQNNRFSVLLIAFLFVIISTQGAQLIEMKSGTDTFVGKDSPLYQDYDHLYQSIFQTRSIVIMVEGNEVKSADLMKAVDRLEHQLQATDGVIETISPASLIKQVNYQMTGRYTLPETDEEIKAIIDGNPDIFGQIIPDNTHMLISVNMAGSASDKAQEDILVATEDAVSFADFPPSYNIIITGDPAFSISMNYEMNTSMGLLLGLSAIFMVTVLLLVFRHVRWSLLPLPVVLLGVVYTFGAMGYIGIPMSMVSMSAFPILIGVGIDYAIQFHNRLEEELQEKGNKTGAVIETVKHTGPAVLIALAMTALGFFSLFTSTVPMIQDFGKLLMIGILMCYFSSIFVGVVTISLFDKYSEKNPLRKIANKIKPANSGKKKKSEEESASSRLIGRTLQKITNVTIKYNILVLGIACLLCFGGLYLDQSVPIETDVQTFVPQDMPALVNLRHMGDIMGGDDQLNLIIKVKDTANPDVLKWIDRFSEHEVASNAHIYSATSIVPLVKERNGGVIPDTSQEIKNIYSQIPEAQKNRYMYGNNMLLLNFNIGNAVADIKMTGIEELTNIVKQDMQWMPAPPGTTVTITGNSVVFMEVLTALTSGRVAMTFFGLLLVFAGLLVVYRDWVKALVPVIPMVIVIGWSGGVMSYLNIDYTPMTATLGALILGVGSEYAILMMERYFEEKDKGVSHIEAIQMASSKIGSAIVASGATTVFGFMALIASPFPMITDFGMVTVIDIVLALLATFVVFPPLMITLDTWRDRRKGLRTAEKRTEIQKQTQGAEI, from the coding sequence ATTAAAGATACTTTTGAAAAACTGGGATTTTTCATCCAGAACAATCGTTTTTCTGTACTCCTGATAGCTTTCCTGTTCGTAATAATCTCAACGCAGGGAGCACAGCTAATTGAGATGAAATCAGGAACAGATACCTTTGTCGGGAAAGACTCTCCTCTCTACCAGGATTATGATCACCTTTATCAGAGTATTTTTCAGACGCGATCTATTGTTATAATGGTAGAGGGTAATGAGGTAAAAAGTGCTGATCTGATGAAAGCCGTAGACAGGTTAGAGCATCAGTTACAGGCAACGGACGGGGTGATCGAAACTATAAGCCCTGCCTCCCTTATCAAACAGGTTAATTATCAGATGACAGGAAGGTATACGCTTCCCGAAACCGATGAAGAAATAAAAGCCATTATAGATGGAAACCCTGATATTTTCGGTCAGATCATCCCTGACAACACTCATATGCTGATTTCTGTAAATATGGCTGGTTCAGCCAGTGACAAGGCACAGGAAGATATCCTTGTTGCAACTGAAGATGCTGTATCTTTTGCGGATTTCCCGCCCTCTTACAATATTATTATCACTGGCGATCCAGCATTCAGCATTTCCATGAACTACGAGATGAATACCAGTATGGGTTTACTTTTAGGACTTTCAGCTATTTTCATGGTTACAGTATTGCTCCTTGTATTCAGGCATGTCCGCTGGTCTCTTCTCCCTCTGCCTGTAGTCCTTCTGGGCGTTGTCTATACCTTCGGAGCTATGGGCTATATAGGAATTCCAATGTCCATGGTTTCTATGTCAGCATTCCCTATCCTCATAGGCGTGGGAATTGACTATGCTATCCAGTTCCATAACAGGCTTGAAGAAGAACTTCAAGAAAAAGGAAATAAAACTGGAGCAGTTATAGAAACCGTAAAACATACCGGTCCTGCGGTCCTTATAGCTCTGGCAATGACAGCCCTTGGATTTTTCTCCCTCTTTACATCTACTGTGCCAATGATCCAGGACTTTGGAAAACTGCTAATGATAGGCATTTTAATGTGTTATTTCTCTTCCATCTTCGTAGGTGTTGTAACGATTTCCTTATTTGATAAATATTCGGAGAAAAATCCCCTGAGGAAGATAGCAAATAAGATAAAACCAGCAAACTCGGGGAAGAAGAAAAAATCTGAAGAAGAAAGCGCGAGCAGCCGTCTTATTGGAAGAACTCTTCAGAAGATTACGAATGTGACTATCAAATATAATATTTTAGTACTGGGAATTGCATGCTTGCTCTGTTTTGGTGGTCTCTATCTTGATCAATCCGTACCTATTGAGACTGACGTTCAAACCTTCGTACCCCAGGATATGCCTGCCCTTGTGAATCTCAGACATATGGGAGATATCATGGGCGGAGATGATCAATTAAATCTCATCATCAAGGTGAAGGACACGGCAAACCCGGATGTTCTGAAGTGGATAGACCGTTTTTCCGAACATGAAGTAGCATCCAATGCGCACATTTACAGCGCTACTAGCATAGTGCCGCTCGTAAAGGAAAGGAATGGAGGTGTAATTCCCGATACCAGCCAGGAAATAAAGAACATCTACTCCCAGATCCCAGAAGCGCAGAAGAATCGCTACATGTACGGAAATAACATGCTTCTCCTTAACTTCAATATAGGGAATGCGGTTGCAGACATCAAGATGACAGGGATTGAAGAGCTTACAAACATTGTAAAGCAGGACATGCAGTGGATGCCAGCTCCACCAGGAACCACAGTTACAATTACTGGAAACTCGGTCGTGTTTATGGAGGTTCTTACTGCTCTTACCAGCGGAAGAGTTGCAATGACTTTCTTTGGTCTTCTTCTCGTGTTTGCAGGGCTTCTTGTGGTTTATCGGGATTGGGTGAAAGCACTGGTTCCTGTAATCCCTATGGTAATAGTAATAGGCTGGTCAGGCGGAGTCATGAGCTATCTTAATATCGACTATACTCCCATGACAGCAACCCTGGGAGCACTGATTTTAGGGGTCGGGTCCGAGTATGCTATCCTCATGATGGAACGTTACTTTGAAGAGAAGGATAAAGGAGTTAGTCATATCGAAGCAATCCAGATGGCAAGTTCTAAAATAGGAAGTGCAATCGTTGCTTCAGGGGCTACGACAGTATTCGGGTTCATGGCCCTGATAGCTTCTCCTTTTCCAATGATTACGGACTTCGGTATGGTTACGGTTATCGATATTGTTCTGGCTCTCCTGGCAACCTTTGTAGTCTTCCCGCCGCTTATGATTACCCTTGATACCTGGCGGGATAGAAGAAAAGGTCTCAGGACGGCAGAAAAAAGGACTGAAATACAGAAACAAACTCAGGGAGCCGAAATATGA
- a CDS encoding COG1361 S-layer family protein, producing the protein MIKKFTIVTLILSILSITASPALGNNNDETNFLIPEHGYTVDYYRSYGEPVIRASIIGNPELSRGETADLQITIANSGVVEGFKRLNANQNRIPDSTEEKLAEAEMEEEKGCTTAKNIKAVLVSETEYIEVEPATCVQHVEELETGYTATLRYTIKIDSDAPAGSYELLLPLNYQYQANVRTTTADVINLGLTDTQYAREYKTKTETLRIPISIENKPRLEVTNVSGNLAQGESKAIEITYKNTGESVAKDALARIIVMSPLSTEKSIVRLGDIEPGEEKIARFVISADQDALVKNYGINSEIKYIDEDGETSFSENMKVNIHLEATEKKFSITGVAVILIVLIALYQIINVYRKRNKNNENASGDLNE; encoded by the coding sequence ATGATTAAAAAATTCACTATAGTTACGTTAATACTATCAATATTATCTATTACTGCATCTCCAGCCCTCGGAAATAACAACGATGAGACTAATTTCCTTATCCCGGAGCATGGCTACACTGTAGACTACTACAGAAGTTACGGGGAGCCGGTCATTCGTGCATCAATTATAGGAAATCCCGAACTCAGTAGGGGAGAAACAGCAGACCTGCAGATAACAATAGCTAACAGTGGAGTGGTAGAAGGTTTCAAGAGGCTTAACGCAAACCAGAATAGAATTCCAGATTCAACAGAGGAAAAGCTTGCAGAGGCTGAAATGGAAGAAGAAAAAGGGTGCACGACAGCAAAAAATATTAAAGCTGTCCTTGTGTCAGAAACTGAGTATATTGAAGTCGAACCTGCAACCTGTGTGCAGCACGTGGAAGAACTTGAAACAGGTTATACGGCAACCCTCCGCTATACAATAAAAATAGATAGTGATGCACCTGCCGGAAGTTACGAGCTCCTCCTTCCTTTAAATTATCAATATCAGGCAAACGTCCGGACTACAACTGCGGATGTAATAAATCTGGGTCTGACGGATACGCAGTATGCAAGAGAGTACAAAACTAAAACCGAAACTCTCAGAATACCTATCTCTATAGAAAATAAACCCAGATTAGAAGTAACCAACGTCTCCGGAAATTTAGCTCAGGGGGAGAGTAAAGCCATTGAAATCACCTATAAGAACACCGGGGAGAGCGTAGCAAAAGACGCTTTAGCTCGAATTATCGTTATGAGCCCACTGAGTACTGAGAAATCCATAGTGAGGCTTGGAGACATAGAACCAGGGGAGGAAAAGATCGCCAGGTTCGTGATTTCGGCAGATCAGGACGCCCTTGTGAAGAATTACGGCATAAATAGTGAAATAAAATATATTGATGAAGATGGGGAAACCTCCTTTTCAGAAAACATGAAAGTCAATATACACCTTGAAGCTACAGAAAAAAAATTTAGCATAACGGGTGTAGCAGTCATACTGATTGTCCTTATCGCTCTTTATCAGATCATAAATGTATACCGGAAAAGAAACAAGAATAATGAGAATGCATCAGGTGATTTAAATGAATAA
- a CDS encoding COG1361 S-layer family protein, with protein sequence MNKNGFFTAVTTLLVLCWAILPAQAALPKNFDISDNYYNVYGGPDLSATLIGDNEFSRGDTVTLNIELMNKGKIAGFKVENEVDLGDYVGEMLQQAEMQYEAQATTAVGILATLKSEDPNIKVKSGPQQAGTLRQGKQSASPTKFTIEINKNASAGTYPLTLELSYQYQHNVQVGGDEFDATTGVVTNKEVGIWYENKTQTQTLNIKVKKEPYFEVTNVTGDLYPDEGGMLRVTYKNIGEEPAKDATVRISAADPISTTDDQAYLGTLNPGESAVAIFDMDVDETATPKPYSLNSEILYEDADGHDQVSDSIKINTEVLPAKESLPGYQTVTGVAFMALAAFFVMLRKKRQD encoded by the coding sequence ATGAATAAAAATGGATTTTTTACTGCTGTCACAACTCTTCTTGTCCTCTGCTGGGCGATCCTTCCAGCACAAGCAGCTCTACCTAAAAATTTTGATATCAGTGATAATTATTACAACGTATATGGAGGGCCTGACCTTAGCGCAACACTTATCGGAGATAATGAATTTTCGAGAGGAGATACTGTAACCCTTAATATAGAGCTGATGAATAAAGGCAAAATTGCCGGCTTTAAAGTTGAAAACGAAGTAGATCTCGGAGATTATGTAGGTGAAATGCTTCAGCAAGCAGAAATGCAGTATGAAGCTCAGGCTACGACAGCAGTAGGCATCCTTGCAACCCTCAAATCCGAAGACCCTAATATTAAGGTTAAATCAGGGCCACAGCAAGCAGGCACTCTCAGACAGGGTAAACAGAGTGCAAGCCCAACAAAATTTACGATTGAGATTAACAAAAATGCCTCTGCAGGCACCTATCCGTTAACCCTTGAACTTTCATACCAGTACCAGCACAATGTCCAGGTGGGGGGAGACGAATTTGACGCCACAACAGGTGTTGTAACTAACAAGGAAGTAGGCATCTGGTATGAAAACAAAACTCAGACACAGACTCTCAATATAAAGGTCAAAAAAGAGCCTTACTTTGAGGTCACAAACGTGACAGGTGACCTTTACCCTGATGAAGGCGGAATGCTCCGTGTTACTTATAAAAACATTGGCGAAGAGCCTGCAAAAGATGCTACAGTCAGGATCAGTGCAGCTGATCCCATCAGCACAACTGACGACCAGGCTTATCTTGGAACACTAAACCCTGGAGAAAGTGCTGTTGCCATTTTCGATATGGATGTAGACGAAACTGCAACCCCGAAGCCTTATTCTCTTAACAGTGAAATTCTCTATGAAGATGCTGACGGACACGATCAGGTCTCAGATAGTATCAAGATTAATACTGAAGTTCTGCCTGCCAAGGAGAGCCTCCCTGGATATCAGACGGTAACAGGCGTGGCATTTATGGCTCTTGCAGCATTTTTCGTCATGTTAAGGAAGAAGAGACAGGACTGA
- a CDS encoding universal stress protein — protein MNGNLYKNIVIATDGSINTRRAISYGIELAKLSGATVYALYVIDTRSTISETWTIGRDMIYNIMKSDGEKAVSEVKAIGEASVVEVKEVVLDGCPSSEIIKFAESINADLIVMGTLGASGLERFLIGSVAEKVVRGSKIPVLVVRGRSRSETSS, from the coding sequence ATGAATGGAAATCTGTATAAAAATATAGTAATTGCAACCGATGGGTCAATAAACACCCGTAGAGCTATTTCTTATGGTATTGAGCTTGCGAAACTTAGCGGGGCTACTGTTTACGCCCTTTATGTAATTGATACCAGATCCACGATTTCCGAGACCTGGACTATTGGCAGGGACATGATATATAACATCATGAAAAGTGATGGAGAGAAGGCGGTATCTGAAGTTAAGGCGATTGGAGAAGCTTCAGTGGTAGAAGTAAAAGAGGTTGTTTTAGACGGTTGCCCGAGTAGTGAGATTATAAAATTTGCAGAAAGTATTAATGCTGACCTGATAGTAATGGGTACGCTTGGAGCATCCGGGCTCGAAAGATTTCTGATTGGAAGCGTTGCAGAAAAAGTAGTAAGAGGCTCAAAAATTCCGGTTCTGGTCGTTCGGGGGAGGAGTAGATCTGAAACCTCCTCTTAA
- a CDS encoding molybdenum-dependent transcriptional regulator has translation MKARTKLWFTEGGKTVMGAGRAELLRTIEEEHSLRKACKKLGISYKHAWTMLKKMNEALGEPAVITVRGGKEQGTFLTDLGRKLLAEYEAGKQLINETLEDETSWENISFKLSARNRLAGKVLEVEKNGLVSKITIEVEPSIITSVVTEEAVKELDINPGDRVYAVIKSTEVMIAKHVSEKKQIKASSKEPDRSD, from the coding sequence ATGAAAGCAAGAACAAAGCTCTGGTTTACGGAAGGCGGAAAAACGGTTATGGGTGCTGGAAGAGCTGAGTTATTGAGGACAATAGAAGAAGAACATTCACTTCGTAAAGCCTGCAAGAAACTCGGAATTTCGTATAAACATGCCTGGACCATGCTTAAAAAAATGAATGAGGCTCTTGGCGAACCCGCTGTCATCACAGTGCGTGGGGGAAAAGAACAGGGTACCTTTCTGACCGACCTTGGTAGAAAGTTGCTGGCAGAGTATGAGGCAGGTAAACAGCTTATTAATGAAACACTAGAGGATGAAACATCCTGGGAAAACATTAGTTTTAAGTTATCAGCCAGAAATCGGTTGGCAGGTAAAGTTCTTGAAGTGGAAAAAAACGGGCTTGTTAGCAAAATTACAATTGAAGTAGAACCTTCAATTATAACCTCAGTAGTTACCGAAGAAGCTGTAAAAGAACTGGATATAAACCCTGGAGACAGAGTTTATGCAGTTATTAAATCCACCGAGGTAATGATTGCAAAACATGTCAGTGAAAAAAAGCAAATCAAAGCCAGTTCCAAAGAGCCAGATCGTTCCGACTGA
- a CDS encoding sodium:solute symporter family protein has translation MDGYNIFLIMLAVYIAGLVSVGWYFNKKQKSITDFWLAGRGIGPFPLGFSAAASWLTAGGVLAVIGYFMLQGMGSIWAFVAPNIIALLVIAVLVKKIKNLPAITQPELLEQRYGSIVRWPIALIITVVMILFAVADVTGLSLVLQTFYGLDPFYAAAIVAIAVSIYVTLGGLSAVVWTDVIQFGFLSLFVIAMAFVAVGTVADGGLQVPAISSSELFGSLPGDWWNPLSIGLPMVLIFCFAIIPGWIIEQDPWQKVWAARDAKSASLGMIIGSLMITVVFTACAVIAIALSYIFPDIAGMGFPAGMSLAEPALLAFVNERFASAPAVIALSAIGLAAASMSCADTFSTSGASCISRDIYQRYIKPDATMKEMMLVNRASVLFIILAATAGSFVIPNIIDAIHIATFIASSSYFFPLMGGLYWKRATKEGAFAGMVVGFTVQVALVALDLIKTPPLAPSYLESIHPVLMSHGVIVGMSLSAIAFFLVSFMTKPSSRVNLAPFFEEEAEELARYEAKGINENDPEYRAFLKNLNEKVTGERAHLQLNLRASGSLSWHELVDKLKASSPAWVTPTGLDSIYRLTHGDMLACVAVSRGSGEQDIWLKAEPRLETVGRQKRELFTAYEELKKVLGQKNISLDFY, from the coding sequence ATGGACGGTTATAATATTTTCCTTATAATGCTTGCGGTCTACATAGCCGGGCTTGTATCGGTCGGCTGGTATTTTAATAAAAAACAGAAATCTATTACTGACTTCTGGCTTGCAGGAAGGGGAATAGGACCCTTTCCCCTTGGTTTCTCAGCTGCAGCTTCCTGGCTAACAGCAGGCGGGGTTCTTGCAGTCATCGGGTATTTCATGCTTCAGGGAATGGGATCTATATGGGCTTTTGTAGCTCCGAATATCATTGCCCTGCTCGTAATCGCAGTGCTTGTGAAAAAGATTAAGAACCTGCCAGCAATTACACAACCCGAACTTTTAGAACAGCGCTATGGCAGTATAGTCAGATGGCCTATTGCCCTGATTATCACGGTTGTAATGATTCTCTTTGCAGTTGCCGATGTTACAGGGCTTTCCCTGGTATTGCAAACATTTTACGGTCTTGATCCCTTTTATGCCGCAGCCATTGTTGCAATTGCAGTTTCGATTTACGTGACGCTTGGAGGACTATCTGCAGTTGTCTGGACGGATGTTATCCAGTTTGGCTTTCTCTCCCTTTTCGTAATAGCAATGGCTTTTGTTGCAGTAGGGACTGTGGCAGATGGAGGGCTTCAGGTGCCTGCAATAAGCAGTTCCGAACTTTTCGGAAGCTTGCCAGGAGACTGGTGGAATCCTCTTTCAATTGGCCTTCCCATGGTACTAATTTTCTGCTTTGCTATCATTCCTGGCTGGATTATTGAGCAGGATCCCTGGCAGAAAGTCTGGGCAGCAAGGGATGCAAAATCTGCCAGTCTTGGAATGATTATAGGGTCACTTATGATCACTGTAGTTTTCACGGCATGTGCCGTAATTGCAATAGCCCTCAGTTACATTTTTCCTGATATAGCCGGAATGGGTTTCCCTGCAGGTATGTCCCTTGCAGAACCCGCACTTTTAGCTTTTGTAAATGAACGTTTTGCCTCTGCACCAGCAGTGATAGCCCTCAGTGCAATAGGACTTGCAGCTGCTTCCATGTCCTGTGCGGATACATTTTCAACCTCAGGAGCCTCCTGTATCTCTAGGGACATCTACCAAAGGTATATAAAACCAGATGCTACAATGAAAGAAATGATGCTGGTAAACAGAGCCAGTGTACTGTTTATTATACTCGCTGCAACAGCAGGCTCATTCGTAATCCCCAATATTATTGATGCTATTCACATTGCAACTTTCATTGCAAGCTCTTCTTACTTCTTCCCGCTTATGGGAGGCCTGTACTGGAAGCGGGCTACCAAGGAAGGAGCCTTTGCAGGCATGGTAGTTGGGTTCACTGTTCAGGTAGCCCTTGTAGCTCTGGATCTTATAAAGACTCCACCTCTTGCTCCCAGTTATTTGGAAAGCATTCATCCCGTTCTGATGAGCCACGGAGTTATCGTGGGAATGTCTCTCAGTGCAATCGCTTTCTTCTTAGTTTCCTTCATGACAAAACCTTCAAGCAGGGTAAATCTCGCACCCTTTTTTGAAGAAGAAGCAGAAGAACTTGCCCGCTATGAAGCAAAAGGTATCAATGAAAATGATCCTGAGTACAGAGCTTTCCTCAAAAATCTGAATGAAAAAGTTACAGGAGAACGTGCTCACCTTCAGCTCAATCTCCGGGCTTCAGGAAGCCTTAGCTGGCACGAACTGGTAGATAAACTTAAAGCGAGTTCTCCAGCCTGGGTTACGCCTACAGGACTTGACTCCATATACAGGCTAACTCATGGGGATATGCTTGCCTGTGTAGCAGTTTCCAGGGGAAGCGGAGAGCAAGATATCTGGCTCAAAGCCGAGCCAAGGCTTGAAACCGTGGGAAGGCAGAAAAGAGAGCTTTTCACCGCCTATGAAGAGCTAAAAAAAGTACTTGGTCAGAAGAATATAAGTCTGGACTTTTATTAA
- a CDS encoding sugar phosphate isomerase/epimerase family protein, which translates to MILGASSFAGAPGDLKEHVDSIELYIPKLGIYHGLTLEKEKLDRVLDEISIYNFAVTVHAPYWAADPKYPSALQIDTAQMGKREFALMEESIELANRTGASVVVLHPGRIGTDREKSFSSMIENLSRLASVAEDYGVILGLENKEGTDPSNFCCTAEELSRTIETVNSGYLKATFDIGHANLTCGGNSEKLREFVRILQKHIIHLHLHDNSGEWTQRYDGDEHMAPGKGCADFTVLKLLSGYKGVYNFEVFSLEDLYFGKETLKNALKL; encoded by the coding sequence GTGATTTTAGGAGCTTCATCTTTTGCCGGCGCCCCTGGGGATTTAAAAGAACATGTTGATTCTATAGAGCTGTATATTCCCAAACTTGGGATCTATCACGGTTTGACACTTGAAAAAGAAAAGCTTGACAGGGTACTGGATGAAATTTCAATCTATAATTTTGCAGTTACAGTTCATGCTCCTTACTGGGCTGCAGATCCAAAATATCCATCTGCTCTCCAGATAGATACTGCACAGATGGGCAAGAGAGAATTTGCCCTTATGGAAGAATCAATTGAACTTGCAAACCGGACTGGAGCCTCAGTTGTGGTACTGCATCCGGGCAGAATTGGGACTGATAGGGAAAAATCGTTCTCATCTATGATAGAAAACCTGAGCAGGCTTGCCTCAGTAGCTGAAGATTACGGAGTTATCCTGGGTCTTGAGAACAAAGAAGGTACAGATCCTTCGAATTTTTGCTGTACGGCAGAGGAGCTTTCTCGGACAATAGAAACTGTGAATTCCGGATACTTGAAGGCTACCTTTGACATAGGGCATGCAAACCTTACCTGCGGAGGTAATTCTGAAAAACTCAGGGAATTTGTCAGGATCCTGCAGAAACACATAATTCATCTTCACCTGCACGATAACAGCGGGGAGTGGACGCAAAGATACGATGGAGATGAACACATGGCTCCAGGAAAGGGCTGTGCAGACTTTACAGTCCTGAAACTGCTTTCAGGATACAAAGGAGTCTATAATTTTGAGGTATTCTCACTAGAAGATCTCTATTTCGGGAAAGAAACTCTTAAAAACGCACTTAAACTTTAA
- the mtrE gene encoding tetrahydromethanopterin S-methyltransferase subunit E — translation MEPLVSMGVLALIGVAATIAGASEDLESDIGSQSNPNSQVQLAPQMGYPHRIFNKAISGEPPSNALMCSIGGAVATVLIAEFTLSPLFALVLGSLVAACIHGTFAVTATMGRAASQSRFKQPIYLDLIRSHTPAIMGFAFITTFCVLVVSYLMTVVLGHPFPLTMLAFIWGITVGAIGSSTGDIHYGAEREFQQFEFGSGLNASNSGNIVRYAESGLRNGYDNSWFCSKFGGPVTGIAFGMTVFLGSWITTIFDPSQGLTEGWLSVVAGVIIVLILIIWNWKIETKARNDFGPYKQENSEEASA, via the coding sequence ATGGAACCACTCGTAAGCATGGGAGTGCTTGCATTAATTGGAGTGGCTGCGACCATTGCAGGTGCATCCGAAGACCTGGAATCGGATATAGGATCGCAGAGTAACCCCAACTCTCAGGTGCAGCTAGCTCCCCAGATGGGATATCCACACAGAATTTTTAATAAAGCCATTTCAGGTGAACCACCATCCAATGCTTTAATGTGTTCGATTGGTGGAGCCGTTGCAACAGTATTAATAGCTGAATTTACGCTATCTCCACTCTTTGCACTGGTATTAGGTTCTTTAGTTGCAGCATGCATACATGGTACCTTTGCGGTAACTGCTACAATGGGCAGAGCTGCCAGTCAGAGTAGGTTCAAGCAGCCGATTTATCTGGATTTAATAAGAAGCCATACCCCGGCGATTATGGGATTTGCATTTATAACGACCTTCTGTGTTCTAGTAGTATCGTATCTGATGACCGTTGTACTCGGACACCCCTTCCCGCTAACTATGCTGGCTTTTATCTGGGGTATCACAGTAGGTGCAATCGGATCTTCAACAGGTGACATCCACTACGGTGCAGAGCGTGAATTCCAGCAGTTTGAATTCGGTTCAGGATTAAACGCTTCAAACTCAGGAAATATTGTAAGATATGCCGAATCAGGGCTCAGGAACGGGTATGATAATTCTTGGTTCTGTTCTAAGTTTGGAGGTCCTGTTACCGGAATTGCTTTTGGTATGACCGTATTCCTGGGAAGCTGGATAACCACTATTTTTGATCCTTCACAGGGGCTTACTGAAGGTTGGCTCTCTGTTGTTGCAGGTGTCATTATTGTCCTTATATTAATTATCTGGAACTGGAAGATTGAAACAAAAGCCCGCAACGATTTCGGACCTTATAAACAGGAAAACTCCGAGGAGGCTTCAGCATGA
- the mtrD gene encoding tetrahydromethanopterin S-methyltransferase subunit D, with translation MIDAILGNILWMVLIVIGGVLVSWGVHFVPVGGAPAAMAQATGVGTGTVQLAAGAGLTGLVSAGFMMNVTDNLALIAASGAVGAMIMIAVTMIVGTWVYVYGVGVVPSSAKVKYDPITRYRQDLYVSQGTEGHGIPTVSFVSGVIGAALGGLGGSLVYYSLIEVGVNAGLERVGVTTAVTGNSLVALAAIFAIGIFLVNAVIPSYNIGGTIEGFHDPKFKKWPKAVISSLVASILCAIVAVIAISQLGGI, from the coding sequence ATGATTGACGCTATCTTAGGAAATATCCTCTGGATGGTTCTCATTGTTATTGGTGGCGTTTTGGTCTCCTGGGGTGTCCACTTCGTGCCTGTAGGTGGTGCACCTGCAGCTATGGCTCAGGCGACTGGAGTCGGTACCGGTACAGTGCAGCTGGCAGCAGGTGCAGGTCTTACAGGGCTTGTCAGTGCCGGGTTTATGATGAACGTAACCGACAACCTTGCCCTGATTGCTGCCTCAGGTGCAGTAGGAGCAATGATCATGATCGCTGTGACCATGATTGTAGGCACCTGGGTCTATGTTTATGGTGTAGGGGTTGTGCCTTCTTCTGCAAAAGTAAAGTATGACCCTATAACAAGATATAGACAGGACCTTTATGTGTCTCAGGGTACTGAGGGTCACGGGATTCCTACTGTCAGTTTTGTGAGTGGAGTCATCGGTGCTGCTCTTGGTGGGCTCGGAGGGTCCCTGGTTTATTATTCACTCATTGAAGTAGGTGTGAATGCTGGGCTGGAACGTGTCGGAGTCACCACTGCAGTCACAGGGAACTCACTTGTTGCACTTGCAGCAATATTTGCAATAGGCATTTTCTTAGTGAACGCTGTAATTCCTTCCTATAACATAGGAGGTACAATTGAAGGGTTCCATGATCCGAAATTCAAAAAATGGCCAAAAGCGGTTATTTCTTCCCTCGTAGCTTCAATACTGTGTGCTATTGTGGCTGTAATTGCAATCTCACAGCTTGGAGGTATTTAA